The genomic region CGAGGGCAAGTTTATTTATCAATCCCTGTAACCATACGCATTATACGCTCTAAATAATTATACCGTGATAAGGGAATCCCCCAGCTGATTTTAGGATAAGAATATAATTATCAGAATGCTTTCTAATAAAGGCGTTTTTTTTCCAAAATTGCCAGGTTTTGATTAACTTGTTCTCGATTAAATACCCGAAGAGTATTATCTTCTCTCACATCCTAATAAACGGTTGTTAAGGCCGTTCAATCCCGGAGTTAGATGGCGAAATCACCCTTAAAAGTTGATCTAGGAGATTCTCAAAATCTCGAAGATAATCATCTTTCTGTTTTCAGAACGATGCCCGTATTTAAAGGCATTAATGTCAGCGTATTGAATTCGCTATTAGATGCTGGAACCGATCGAATTGTCTTGGGTGGAAATTATATTTTCAAGCAGGACGAATGTGGGTCGAGCTTGATTTTCTTTTATAAAGGATTGGCTGTGGAATCGAAACGTTCTGATGGTACAGATTGTTTGCTCGGCTATTATTCCGGTCCTTCTATTTTGGGCGAGTCAAGTTTCTTGGAATCTTGCCATCGATCTACGTCCCTTTATGCCAATGAAGACTGTTGGATAACTGAAATTGATAATCGGGAGTTGGAAAAATTAGCCGCAACATCGCCATCTCAATTCGAGATCTTATATTCAAATCTGGGAACGGAGCTCGGGAAAAAAGTATCCAATATTAATTCTAGAATGAATCACGTTAGTCGGAATCCGTTTTATCGGGACTATGGTGTTTCCTGGTATCGATATTAGGCTTTTTTAGACCAGGTCGTCTCACTCCTTTCGTTTTCATTTCATAAACAGCAATCTTTATTCGAATACTTCTCATTTTGAAGAGCGAGTAGGAGAGTTGTTTTCTTTGACCGTAAAAAAGGCCCAGTTGAACTGAGCCTTTTTCTGAAATGATTTAGTTCGATTCTCAATATAACGACTGACCTGCGAGGCTAAGTGATATTTCAATTTCTTCAGCGACTTTCTCTGTAATATCTTCTGTGCCTATTCCAAAATCTGAGCGGAAAATTGAAAACTTGGTGCGAATAACAAGTAGATCCCCATCCGGGCCTCGGGGACCCATGCGTGCTTTCAATTTACCTTTTAAATAGGTCAGGGTTGCATTGGCAGTGATTTGTCTGGTGACTCCTTTGACTGTAAGCTCACCGACAATTTCTGCAGACGTAATATTTCCTGTTGTTTCTACATTTTGTAGGCTCGCTACTTTAAATTGGATGTCTGGATGATTTTTTACATCCATCCATTGATTTCCCAGCATGTGGCCATTCATGGTTGGGTTTGCCACGTGTAGCGAATTTGTATCAAGCTCAATGGTGCCAGTTGTTTTACCGGGGGCGCGTGGATCGAATTGCACGCGGCCTGACACGCCCTTGCCGTTGCCGTTTATGGATTCGAGCGGAGCATCCATATTAAAGTTGATCGTGTTGACCCCCTTTGGATCGGCGAAATCAAAGGATAGGGTTTCTGCGGATAAGCTAACTATTCCTGGAGTAACTAATATAAAAAGAAAAAGTACCTTCATGGTAATTGTCATGGATTTGAGTTAACTATTTTTGAAATTAGAAACGAACCAAGGAAAAATGATCCAGCCAAAACGCCGGCAACCAGTAAGGGCTCGATTCCGGGTAAAAACTTGGGATGCCATACTCCGCCTTCTATTTCGGCAATCGGGTCAAAAACTGAAATATATTCTTTAGTTACAAAGAACCCAACTTTTGCTCCTCCGATGAGCCACATAAAAACGCCAGCCATTGCTAAAAGCAGTGCTGTTCTTTGCATTATGTCTCTCATGGATATAAAATAAACCGTACCTTGAGCGTGGATATTTAAAGGTCAACGAGTTTGCCCTTGGCCTGGTTACTGTTTTTGCTCATTTAGAACTTATGATTAAATTCCTTCACACCCGAATTCGTGTCAGCAATCTAGATAAGACCATTAGCTGGTACTGTGATAACCTCGGCTTTGTCTGCACCAAGCGTACCGACAAGTCTCCTGCGGGCAACCAGCTCGCTTTCCTTGAATTGGAAGGGAATGAGCACTTTTTGGAATTATGTTATTCGCCTGATTATGAGGTGAAGGTTCCTGAAGATTTGATGCATACCTGTATCGGCGTGGATGACATCATTAGTTTTTGCGATGAACTTGAAAAGAAAGGTCAGGATGTGTGGCCGGAAAACTGGAGGGAAATTTTTCCTGAAGGTAAGAAGATGGCCTTCCTGACGGATCCTGACGGTTACGAGGTTGAGATTCTCGAAACCTAACCCTTATTTAACTAAAACGACCGCTCTTCCAAGCGGCCGTTTTAGTTAAAAGTTTTATGTGAACCACTGATTATGGATGGTAAATACGCAGTAGTGCGTCCGCCATTTCTGAAGGTGTTTCAGCCACTTCGATTCCTGCGGCTTTCAAGGCTGCGATTTTACCTTCGGCGCTTCCACTGTTTCCTGAGACTATAGCACCCGCGTGACCCATGCGGCGTCCGGGAGGAGCTGTTGTTCCCGCAATAAATGCGGCAACCGGTTTTTTAACATGCTCTTTTATGTACGAGGCAGCTTCTTCTTCGGCCGATCCACCGATCTCGCCAATCATGATGATCGCGTCTGTATCAGGGTCGTCATTGAACAGTTTCAAAGCGTCGGTGTGACTTGTTCCGTTGATTGGGTCGCCCCCAATGCCGATGCAGGTAGATTGACCATGACCACGAACGGTGAGTTGCCATACGGCTTCATAGGTCAATGTTCCCGAGCGTGAGATAACTCCGACTCGACCGGGTTTGTGGATATAACCTGGCATGATGCCAATACGGCACTGATCCGGGGTAATGATGCCGGGGCAATTGGGACCTATCAGGCGGCAATTGCTGTTTTTAAGAGCAGCTTTTACTTCGGCCATATCACGGACGGGAACTCCTTCGGTAATAGCGACGATGAGTGGAATCTCTGCATCAATCGCCTCAAGAATGGAATCTGCAGCAAAGGGTGGTGGCACGAAAATCGCAGTGGCATTGATGCCCTCATTTTCAACCGCCTCTTTAACCGTGTTAAATATCGGTACCTGATTTTCCCAGATCATACCTCCTTTGCCAGGAGTAACACCTGCGGCGACTGTGGTTCCGTATTCGAGAGAAAGTTTGGCATGAAAACCACCGAACTTTCCGGTTATTCCTTGGATAAGAAGGCGTGTGTTTTTGTCGACTAGAACACTCATAGTTAGGCTTCCTTAACTAAATTTACGATTTTCTCCGCTGCATCAGTGAGGGAGTCTGCGGCTGTAAGGTCCAGGCCACTTTCGTCGAGCAGCTTTTTACCTAGCTCAACATTGGTGCCTTCGAGGCGAACTACTAAAGGAACAGTGATATCCACATTCTTGGCAGCTTCAATAATTCCCTGTGCAATAATATCGCACTTCATGATACCTCCAAAAATATTGACCAAAATTCCTTTTACATTGGGATCGCTTAGAATGATCTTGAACGCTGCTGTTACTTGCTCAGCGGTAGCTCCTCCTCCCACATCGAGGAAATTAGCCGGATCACCTCCAAAGTGTTTGATGATATCCATGGTAGCCATGGCTAAACCGGCTCCATTAACCAGGCAGGCAATATTTCCATCGAGAGCAATATAACTGAGGCTAAATTTCGATGCTTCGATTTCTTTATCATCTTCTTCGTTTAAATCGCGAAGTGCCACAATGTCCGGATGACGGAAAAGCGCATTGTCATCAAAGCCTACCTTCGCATCGAGTGCTATGACTCCACCTTCCTCTGTAAGAATGAGTGGATTTACTTCGACCATGGAAGCATCCTTTTCCCAGAAAAACTGGTAGAGACCGTTCAGCGTCTTGACCATATCTTTGAACGCTTGGCCGGTAAATCCTAAGCCAAATGCAACCTGGCGCATTTGGAACGGCTGAATACCCAGTGTTGGGTCAACAAACACCTTTGTTATTTTCTCCGGTCTGTTTTCGGCGACCTCTTCAATGTCAACACCCCCTTCAGTGGAAGCGATGATGACTGGTTTGGAGGTTTCGCGATCCATTAAAATCGCCAGGTAATACTCATGGGCTATCGACTCCGCGCCTGTAAAAAATATGGTCTGAACTTTTCGTCCAGCTGGCCCTGTCTGGTGAGTGACCAAGGTGTTGCCCAGCATTTTTGAGGCGACTTCTTTGGCCTCAGCGCGTGAACGGGTTAACTTGACTCCGCCTTGATATCCGTCTGTGAAAGTTCCTTTACCACGTCCCCCTGCATGGATTTGAGATTTGACGACTATCATGCCGTCTTCAGGGAACTGATTTAATGCATCGTCAAACGCGTCTTCAGTTTGGACAGCCACGCCTGGTGAGACGGGTACTCCATAAGTGGCAAATAACTCCTTTGCCTGGTATTCGTGAATATTCATGAACGAGTGTTGCTAAGAAAACAAAGCCCAAAAATAAAACTGGAGAATTTATCAATAGCAAGTGCTTATAGGAGGGTTGGATTTATTTAAGGGATGCTGAGTAAAATACTTCTAATTTGAAATGATGGATTGGCAGGAATTGGCTCCTTTTACCTTGAAGGCGGGTCGCACTTATTTGGTAATTTAAACATGCCCCGTCCTCGCTATAAGTTCATCCTTTTTGATTTGGATGACACGCTTTTGGATTTCAAAGCTTCTGAAACGCATGCTCTGAAAACCTGTTGGGAAACGTTTTTCAAAGATGCGATTTCCTTGGAGGTATACACCAGCACCTTTCACTTTATAAACAAAGGCGTTTGGCGCGAAGTGGAGTCCGGAAAACTAAAACCGTCTCATGTAAGTTATGAGCGCGCCCGTCGTACCTTGAAGCATGTAGGCTTGCCTGTTAGAAATGCTGATGAACTAGGAGCTCTATTTGCTTTTTGTCTCGGCCAGGTTGCCCAGTGGCTTCCAAATGCGGAGGATAGTTTTCGTAACATCGCTTCACGATTCGATGTTGGGCTCATTACGAATGGTCTTACTGTAGTGCAATACCCTCGGGTCGATTCTATGGGAATTCGACCCGTGATAAAGGCATTCCAGATATCCGAAGAAGCGGGAACAATGAAACCCAAAGCGAAGTTGTTTGAGCGAGCATTAGCGGAAGCGGGTCATTCCAATGAAGATACTTTGATGGTTGGAGACTCTGTGTCCTCGGATTTTCAGGGAGCCCTCAACGCGAAAATGGATTTTTGCTGGGTAAAGCAGAATGCGCATCCATTGCCGTTAGGGTTTCCGAAACCAAGATTTCACGTTTCGAGTTTAAATGAACTCGATTCAATTTTGGCTTAGCCGGTTAATGCAAAAATCCAGCATCCAATGATGATAATCCAAGTAGTGATTAAGAGATTAAGTTGACCCGTTTTAGTTACGACTGCTTGCCAATTGAGTTTTGAGATTCCGCTGGCAAGCATAAGACCGAATATAAAACTCCACAAATGTGCGGCGACGTCTGTTCGAGCGTCTCCGCTTCCGAGCCAAGCCAATAACATGACGCCTCCTGCTAAAGGGATTATCCATTGACGCTTTGTAATTTTTTCTCCGGTTCTAAAAAAGCTTCCTATTGGAAATCCCGTGACAAGGCCAAGTGCACCGAACACTGCGGTTGAAGCTCCCAATGAATAGAATGTAGAATCCAAGTGCAGGATGTTATTTGTTAGATTAGCCGAAACCGCGGTTGTCAGTATGCTGAGCCACCCCAAGCCATTGCCAAGATATCTGGCTGTAAGGTAACCGAACAAACCCATTCCAAATAGGTTGCCCATCAGGTGACCTACGTCCGCATGTAGAGTTACGGCTGTTACAATTCTCCACCATTCACGGTTTTCCCAGAAACCGGAGCTGCTGTTCATTCCCAGATCATCTAGCTTCGCTATAGATCCCTGGAAGAAGAATACCACCACCAGCATCATTAAAAAAAGGTAGGAAGGGATGACGCTGATTTGTTTTTCCGACAGGCTAGGGGAGACAGCTGGCCAAAACCGATTCTTTAATCCAAAAATACGTACCTCGTAGGAGAGTCTTCGAGCTTCCTTCTCGGCGACCACTAGTGCAAATTGACCTGCGTAGGGATACACCCAATAAGCGCTTCCTGCTGCCAATACTGCCAACCCGGCTTCGTGAGCTTTTCGGATAGTTGGAAACAAAGCGATAATAGATCTGTCGGCAGCAATCTTTAGAGAATCCTCACTTTCGGACTGAGAAAAGTCGTTTTGCATTTGATGAAAGCACGCGTTCCAAATCCTTTTCTGTCAATCCAGAGTCTCTGATGAATTGCACGCTTTTCGAGAATTCCGGAATCTTTTGCTCTCTTGGGAAAACTCTAAGGGGATAGTCTGATCCGAAGAGGATTTGTGCTATTCCGACTTCCTCAGCTATCTCTTTTAAAAGTTCA from Verrucomicrobiota bacterium harbors:
- a CDS encoding cyclic nucleotide-binding domain-containing protein, producing the protein MPVFKGINVSVLNSLLDAGTDRIVLGGNYIFKQDECGSSLIFFYKGLAVESKRSDGTDCLLGYYSGPSILGESSFLESCHRSTSLYANEDCWITEIDNRELEKLAATSPSQFEILYSNLGTELGKKVSNINSRMNHVSRNPFYRDYGVSWYRY
- the sucD gene encoding succinate--CoA ligase subunit alpha, coding for MSVLVDKNTRLLIQGITGKFGGFHAKLSLEYGTTVAAGVTPGKGGMIWENQVPIFNTVKEAVENEGINATAIFVPPPFAADSILEAIDAEIPLIVAITEGVPVRDMAEVKAALKNSNCRLIGPNCPGIITPDQCRIGIMPGYIHKPGRVGVISRSGTLTYEAVWQLTVRGHGQSTCIGIGGDPINGTSHTDALKLFNDDPDTDAIIMIGEIGGSAEEEAASYIKEHVKKPVAAFIAGTTAPPGRRMGHAGAIVSGNSGSAEGKIAALKAAGIEVAETPSEMADALLRIYHP
- a CDS encoding YceI family protein is translated as MKVLFLFILVTPGIVSLSAETLSFDFADPKGVNTINFNMDAPLESINGNGKGVSGRVQFDPRAPGKTTGTIELDTNSLHVANPTMNGHMLGNQWMDVKNHPDIQFKVASLQNVETTGNITSAEIVGELTVKGVTRQITANATLTYLKGKLKARMGPRGPDGDLLVIRTKFSIFRSDFGIGTEDITEKVAEEIEISLSLAGQSLY
- the sucC gene encoding ADP-forming succinate--CoA ligase subunit beta, with amino-acid sequence MNIHEYQAKELFATYGVPVSPGVAVQTEDAFDDALNQFPEDGMIVVKSQIHAGGRGKGTFTDGYQGGVKLTRSRAEAKEVASKMLGNTLVTHQTGPAGRKVQTIFFTGAESIAHEYYLAILMDRETSKPVIIASTEGGVDIEEVAENRPEKITKVFVDPTLGIQPFQMRQVAFGLGFTGQAFKDMVKTLNGLYQFFWEKDASMVEVNPLILTEEGGVIALDAKVGFDDNALFRHPDIVALRDLNEEDDKEIEASKFSLSYIALDGNIACLVNGAGLAMATMDIIKHFGGDPANFLDVGGGATAEQVTAAFKIILSDPNVKGILVNIFGGIMKCDIIAQGIIEAAKNVDITVPLVVRLEGTNVELGKKLLDESGLDLTAADSLTDAAEKIVNLVKEA
- a CDS encoding VOC family protein → MIKFLHTRIRVSNLDKTISWYCDNLGFVCTKRTDKSPAGNQLAFLELEGNEHFLELCYSPDYEVKVPEDLMHTCIGVDDIISFCDELEKKGQDVWPENWREIFPEGKKMAFLTDPDGYEVEILET
- a CDS encoding rhomboid family intramembrane serine protease, encoding MQNDFSQSESEDSLKIAADRSIIALFPTIRKAHEAGLAVLAAGSAYWVYPYAGQFALVVAEKEARRLSYEVRIFGLKNRFWPAVSPSLSEKQISVIPSYLFLMMLVVVFFFQGSIAKLDDLGMNSSSGFWENREWWRIVTAVTLHADVGHLMGNLFGMGLFGYLTARYLGNGLGWLSILTTAVSANLTNNILHLDSTFYSLGASTAVFGALGLVTGFPIGSFFRTGEKITKRQWIIPLAGGVMLLAWLGSGDARTDVAAHLWSFIFGLMLASGISKLNWQAVVTKTGQLNLLITTWIIIIGCWIFALTG
- a CDS encoding YjjG family noncanonical pyrimidine nucleotidase gives rise to the protein MPRPRYKFILFDLDDTLLDFKASETHALKTCWETFFKDAISLEVYTSTFHFINKGVWREVESGKLKPSHVSYERARRTLKHVGLPVRNADELGALFAFCLGQVAQWLPNAEDSFRNIASRFDVGLITNGLTVVQYPRVDSMGIRPVIKAFQISEEAGTMKPKAKLFERALAEAGHSNEDTLMVGDSVSSDFQGALNAKMDFCWVKQNAHPLPLGFPKPRFHVSSLNELDSILA